Part of the Woronichinia naegeliana WA131 genome, CAGTACAAGCAATTGATCGTCTATTGCCCAGCTTTAACCGTCTCCAGAATTGGTGGGATCGGGTTTTAGGGCGGATTCGCCAATGGTTGCCCAGAAAAATTAATGAAAAACTGACGGATTGGGGTTTAACCAGTCTTTTAACCGTTTTGGTGGTGATTGCCTTACTGTCTTCAGTGGTTTTATTGTCCTCTCCTAGTTCAACGGTCGATAGTTCAACCACCACCGAGGTGAATGGGGCCGACAATTCCCTGTCAAGCCAACCGTCCTTTCCTGAACCGATCGCCGCCCCTGAAAATTTAGAAGCTCCGGCAGAACCGAAACCCATTGAACTCGCGCCACCGTCCCCACCGCCTCTCACCCCAGAGCAAAGTCTATTAGGTGCTATTCAACGAGAAGTGGATGATTTAACTCGCCGTTATCCCGATGGTCTGATTTTGGCGATCGCTCCCGACTTTGACCACAATCATCTCACCCTGACTCTAGCGGACAGTTGGTATCGTTTAACGCCGAAACGTCAGGATACTTTAGTTGATGGCATTTTTAAGCGATCGCAAAAATTAACTTTCCAAAAGCTTTCCCTCATTCGTGGGGATGGAACCCTATTGGCCCGTAGTCCGGTGGTGGGTCAGACGATGATTATTGTGCAACGACAATTGCCTGAACCAGTAACACCCTCTTTGTAATCACTGCCGATGAATTTGCCCAATACCATTACCCTCTCGCGTCTGCTGGGTTTACCCTTCATTTTTGTCTTACTCCAGTTTCCCGCTCCCCTTTATCATTGGTGGGCCGTGGGAATTTTTGCGGTGGCCGCTGGCACAGATTGGCTAGATGGTTATTTGGCCCGCCGCTTGGATCAAGTTACGGAAATGGGAAAATTTCTAGATCCTTTAGTCGATAAATTACTCGTACTAGGGCCCTTGTTAATTTTGGTGCAATGGCAACAGATTCCCGCTTGGGCCGTTTTCTTAATCTTGGCCAGGGAACTAGGCATTGCCGGTTGGCGCATTAACCCGCAATTGAGCGGTAGTGGCCCGATTCAAGGGGCTAATCTGTGGGGAAAATTGAAAACAATCACTCAAATGGCCGCGATCGCTGTCCTTTTGACTCCGTTATCAGGCCAGGTTGAGCAAGTCGGATTAGGGCTATTTTGGCTATCGGTGATTTTAACCTTGATTTCAGGCCTAGTCTATGTGCTCGGCACTGGTATCGTCTGAGTAAATCAGCAAAAGGTTATAATCGCCATAGGGACATAATATATTATGTCCTTTATCTATCTTGTTTTTTCTTAATATTAATGAGAGTTTTCTATTTCACAAAACAATAGAATACGATAACAATGAATGAGGCGATCGCCATCTTCTTACTTAAACTTTCAGGAGCGATCGCATTTTGTTAGGGCAAGAACTGATCATCAAGAATAGCCGTTTAAACATAGGGACAGGCTTTAGGAAAGGTTGCTAGGGGCAGTCCCGTTTCAGCTTTTGCCTGCTTGACAGCTTCAGCGTAACTCTCTTCTAAAATAGTGACTAAATAGGGTTTTAAACTAGAAGAATCTTGCAACGCTTTACGGACTCGACGACGATGTTCAATAATACTGCGCTCCCAACTACCACTCCGTTTTTGGAGTTGATATTGCCATTTGAGTAAATGTAAGAGAATAATAATTAAATTACTTTCTAAAGCATTTTTTCACTTCTACCCATCGTTTCAATTTCTTCAATTAAATTTTCCCAATCCACTTGTTCATACTGTTGAGTCCGCAATTTTCCCAAAGTATTCTCCAGCCAAGCTAAATAGTCACTTTCGTAGAGAGTTTGAGAAGGATTAATTAAGGTTTGAGTCATAGTTCTCAACGGTTCAATATTTGGTTATTGTAACAAAGCATTCAAAAGACGATCGCACTTGGGGTTGAGAGTGGAGAAGCGATCACCTTAGCGCAGAACCCATGCAAAAACCGTATTGTAAAACGATGAAATTGCAAACCTTAAGAAAATCCGCAAAAGAGCCTCAGATTAGTTACGCTAGATAAAGGAGCGATCGCTTCCATCCGATTAACGCAATTGTAGGGATTAAGGACGATTTTATGGGGGAGTTAAACACCGCCGACTTACTGGTTCAATGCCTAGAGAATGAAGGAGTAGAGTACATCTTTGGACTCCCAGGCGAAGAAAATCTTCATATCCTCGAAGCCCTAAAACATTCATCTATCCGCTTTATCACCACCCGCCACGAACAAGGTGCAGCCTTTATGGCCGATGTCTATGGCCGTTTAACGGGCAAAGCGGGGGTCTGTCTATCAACGTTAGGGCCTGGGGCTACTAATTTAATGACAGGGGTTGCTGATGCTAACCTAGACGGTGCGCCCTTGGTGGCCATTACGGGACAAGTGGGAACTGATCGGATGCACATCGAATCCCATCAATACTTGGATTTGGTGGCGATGTTTGCTCCTGTTACGAAATGGAATAAACAGATTGTTCGTCCCAGTATTACCCCCGAAGTGGTTCGCAAAGCCTTCAAAGTAGCCCAATCGGAAAAACCTGGCGCGACCCATATTGATCTGCCAGAAAATATTGCGGCCATGCCCGTCACGGGTAAACCCCTGAGTCTGGATAGTAAAGAAAAAGTATTTGCTGCCTATCGCACCCTCAGTGCTGCTGCCAATGCTATTTCCAAAGCCAAAAATCCCCTCATCCTGGCGGGGAATGGAACTATCCGAGCCAATGCCAGCGAGGCTTTAACGGAATTTGCCACCCTGCTTAACATTCCCGTTGCCAACACCTTTATGGGTAAAGGAACCATTCCCTATACCCATCCCCTCGCTCTCTGGACAGTGGGACTCCAACAACGGGATGTGATTACCTGTGCCTTTGAACAAAGCGATCTAGTGATTGCTGTCGGTTATGACCTGATCGAATATTCTCCTAAAAAGTGGAATCCAGAAGGAACCTGTCGCATTATCCACATTGGTATGACTCCCGCCGAAATTGATAGTAGCTATATTCCCGACGTGGAAGTGGTGGGAGATATTTCCGATTCCTTGATGGATATTCTCAAACGAGCCGATCGCACCGGCAAACCTACACCCCACGCGGCCGAACTCAAACCAGAAATTCGCGCTCAGTACGAGTTTTATGCCAATGATACCGGTTTTCCCGTTAAACCCCAAAAGATTATCTACGACCTGCGGCAAGTGATGGGGCCAGAGGATATCGTCATTTCCGATGTGGGGGCCCACAAAATGTGGATGGCCCGCAATTATCACTGTGACTCTCCCAATACCTGTCTCATTTCCAACGGCTTTGCTGCAATGGGTATTGCCATTCCAGGCGCGATCGCCGCCAAACTGGTTTATCCCAATCGTAAAATCGTTGCGGTGACAGGGGACGGTGGTTTTATGATGAACAATCAGGAACTAGAAACGGCTCTACGGGTCGGAACTCCCTTTGTGACGCTGATCTTTAACGACAATGGTTATGGTCTGATTGAGTGGAAACAAATCAATCAATTTGGAGAAGCTTCTTTTATTAAATTTGGCAATCCTGATTTTGTTAAATTTGCCGAAAGTATGGGTTTAAAAGGCTATCGAGTCGAATCGGCTGAAGACTTAATTCCCACCCTGAAAATGGCCCTAGAGCAACCCATTCCTTCCGTTATTGATTGTCCGGTGGATTATCGGGAAAATATTCGTTTCTCCCAACAAGCTGGCGATTTAAGCTGTGAAATTTGGGAGTAATTTCTATTGATTAGATCAAGGTAATTCCTGACACAATTTATACGAGCAAGTCCCCCAGAATTTAGAGATTTAGGGGGCTTGACTAGGTTACGTGCTTGGTCAGAAATATCCTAATTGCATTAGCGGCGATCGCTATTTCATTAACCCTTTTTCTGAAGCCATTGTTGATAGCGTCCGAGGGCAAGCAAAGGAAAATATTGGCGATAATAATGGTAACGAATATAGAAATGGCAAGGAAAACCAGTTCCCGTAAACTCCGCTTCATCCCAATAGCCTGCCGTTGTTTGCGTGGCTAACAGATAGTTAATGCCCCGTTCCACTGCTTGATAGGCCATTTTTCCCGTTGCTTGAGCACCATCTAATAGACCAATTAAAGCCCAAGCCGTTTGGGAAGCAGTACTGACTCCCTGACCCTTCAAACGAGGATCTTTATAACTTTCGCAGGTTTCTCCCCAACCCCCATCGGCATTCTGACAACGTTCTAACCAAGTCATGGCTTTGGCGATCGCGGCTTGATAACGTTCCGGTGCCATAACAGCCAAGGCAGAGATAACCCCACTGGTTCCGTAGAGATAATTAACACCCCAACGGCCAAACCAACTCCCATCACTTTCCTGTTCCCGTTCCAAATAGATCAAGGCCTTTTCGATGCGTGCGGTTGCCATTGATAGATGACAGGAACCTAGCATTTCTAAGACCCTGGCCGTTACATCGGCTGTATTAGGATCAATCATGGCCTTGAGATCGCCGTAGGGTAACTGGTTGAGCCAGTCTTGATCATTGTCAATATCAAAGGCCGCCCAGCCACCAGATTTACACTGCATAGTTGCCATCCAGTCCACTCCCCTTTCCATTGCTGCTTTTTTCTGAGCTTCATCGGGTAATTGCACCCCCTGGAGAGCCATAACCACCACCGCCGAGTCGTCTAGATCAGGGTAAAAATTATTGTCAAATTCAAAGGCCCAGCCGCCGGGTTTACCCAGTTTATTTTTGACAGACCAATCACCGTAGGTCAAAATTTGTTTTTTAAGCAGCCATTCTCCCGCTTTAACCAGGGCGGGATGATCGGGTTCTAAGCCAGATTCGACTAGAGCGCGAACCACCCAAGCTGTATCCCACACCGGAGAAACACAGGCCTGAATGCAATAGGTTTCCGAAGTTTCAATAGCAAAATGGTCGATCGCTGCCAGGCCGCGTTGAACAACGGGATCGTGCAAATCATAGCCTAAAACCTTGAGGGCTAACATGGAATTGAGCATAGCGGGAATAATGCCCCCCCAATCGCCGCTCACTTCTTGCCGTTCTAAAATCCATTTTTCAGCCGCTTTTAAACCTTGGTCACGGAAAGGAATTAAATTTGATTTTTCTTGCCATTTAAAAACCTGATCTAACCCTAAAAATAGATCGGCCCAATTGCCACTTTTGGGTAATTCGTATTTAACTTGATCAATACCCTCTACATATAATTCATCCAGTTTTAAGCCCTCGGCCAGGTCATAAATGGGCTTGCGATCGCAGACAATCATCAAGGGAACCGTACTGGATCTTGCCCAACTGGACATTTCATAGATGGTAAAGGGAAACCACTCAGGC contains:
- the pgsA gene encoding CDP-diacylglycerol--glycerol-3-phosphate 3-phosphatidyltransferase, producing MNLPNTITLSRLLGLPFIFVLLQFPAPLYHWWAVGIFAVAAGTDWLDGYLARRLDQVTEMGKFLDPLVDKLLVLGPLLILVQWQQIPAWAVFLILARELGIAGWRINPQLSGSGPIQGANLWGKLKTITQMAAIAVLLTPLSGQVEQVGLGLFWLSVILTLISGLVYVLGTGIV
- a CDS encoding acetolactate synthase large subunit; this encodes MGELNTADLLVQCLENEGVEYIFGLPGEENLHILEALKHSSIRFITTRHEQGAAFMADVYGRLTGKAGVCLSTLGPGATNLMTGVADANLDGAPLVAITGQVGTDRMHIESHQYLDLVAMFAPVTKWNKQIVRPSITPEVVRKAFKVAQSEKPGATHIDLPENIAAMPVTGKPLSLDSKEKVFAAYRTLSAAANAISKAKNPLILAGNGTIRANASEALTEFATLLNIPVANTFMGKGTIPYTHPLALWTVGLQQRDVITCAFEQSDLVIAVGYDLIEYSPKKWNPEGTCRIIHIGMTPAEIDSSYIPDVEVVGDISDSLMDILKRADRTGKPTPHAAELKPEIRAQYEFYANDTGFPVKPQKIIYDLRQVMGPEDIVISDVGAHKMWMARNYHCDSPNTCLISNGFAAMGIAIPGAIAAKLVYPNRKIVAVTGDGGFMMNNQELETALRVGTPFVTLIFNDNGYGLIEWKQINQFGEASFIKFGNPDFVKFAESMGLKGYRVESAEDLIPTLKMALEQPIPSVIDCPVDYRENIRFSQQAGDLSCEIWE
- the shc gene encoding squalene--hopene cyclase; translation: MQTQIPPISSLSSHATPTLPRLQTAIAASQDYLLAQQYPEGYWWSELESNVTITAEVILLHKIWGTDQARPLHKAETYLRQQQREHGGWELYYGDGGEISTTVEAYAALRVLGVPAQDPALLKAKAFILAKGGISKTRIFTKMHLALIGCYDWRGTPSIPPWVMLLPEWFPFTIYEMSSWARSSTVPLMIVCDRKPIYDLAEGLKLDELYVEGIDQVKYELPKSGNWADLFLGLDQVFKWQEKSNLIPFRDQGLKAAEKWILERQEVSGDWGGIIPAMLNSMLALKVLGYDLHDPVVQRGLAAIDHFAIETSETYCIQACVSPVWDTAWVVRALVESGLEPDHPALVKAGEWLLKKQILTYGDWSVKNKLGKPGGWAFEFDNNFYPDLDDSAVVVMALQGVQLPDEAQKKAAMERGVDWMATMQCKSGGWAAFDIDNDQDWLNQLPYGDLKAMIDPNTADVTARVLEMLGSCHLSMATARIEKALIYLEREQESDGSWFGRWGVNYLYGTSGVISALAVMAPERYQAAIAKAMTWLERCQNADGGWGETCESYKDPRLKGQGVSTASQTAWALIGLLDGAQATGKMAYQAVERGINYLLATQTTAGYWDEAEFTGTGFPCHFYIRYHYYRQYFPLLALGRYQQWLQKKG